The following is a genomic window from Roseitalea porphyridii.
CACCGGCATCGTCGGCGTCAACATCGGCGCCAACAAGGACACCAACGACAAGCCGGCCGACTATGTCGCCGGGCTCGAGCGGTTCTATGCGCTGGCGTCCTATTTCACCGTCAACATCTCCTCGCCGAACACGCCCGGGCTGCGCGATCTTCAGGCGCGCGATGCGCTCGGCGACCTGCTGGCCCGGGTCGGCGAGGCGCGCATCCGCAAGATCGAGGAAACCGGTCGCCGGGTGCCGGTCTTCCTGAAGATCGCCCCGGACGTCACCGAGACCGGCCTCGACGACATCGTCGCCGAGGTGGTCGACAAGGCGATCGACGGGATCGTCGTCTCCAACACGACCCTGTCGCGAGCCGGGCTGACCGCCGATCCGGGCGAGGCGGGCGGGCTGTCCGGCCGGCCGCTGTTCGACCGCGCGACGATCATGCTCGCCAAGACCCGGCAGCGGGTCGGCCCCGACATGGCGCTGATCGGCGTCGGTGGCGTCGACGGGCCCGAGACCGCTCTCGGCAAGATCGAGGCGGGCGCCGATCTGGTCCAGCTCTATACGGGCATGATCTATCGCGGCCCGACGATCGC
Proteins encoded in this region:
- a CDS encoding quinone-dependent dihydroorotate dehydrogenase; its protein translation is MQGLTDRLGRWLMFRFDPETAHALAVRGLRTGKLPRHRADVDPRLAVDLAGLHFPNPVGVAAGFDKNAEVPDALLGLGFGFTEVGTVTPRPQPGNPKPRVFRLPADAAVINRLGFNNQGHEAAWFRLEARNGTGIVGVNIGANKDTNDKPADYVAGLERFYALASYFTVNISSPNTPGLRDLQARDALGDLLARVGEARIRKIEETGRRVPVFLKIAPDVTETGLDDIVAEVVDKAIDGIVVSNTTLSRAGLTADPGEAGGLSGRPLFDRATIMLAKTRQRVGPDMALIGVGGVDGPETALGKIEAGADLVQLYTGMIYRGPTIARRICEGLSAALDEAGAASISDLRDRTTAQWATKDLPAE